Below is a genomic region from Phalacrocorax carbo chromosome 10, bPhaCar2.1, whole genome shotgun sequence.
GGGAAGAGGCGGAAAGAAGACCCGAAGCTGTGCCGGGCTGGCGCTGGTTTGGCTTCTCCCCGCCTCGGCTGGGGCTGAGCCTCGCTCAAGTCTCAAGGCTGAGCCTCACGGCCCAGCTCAGGGGCTGTCCCATCGCTCTGCGGTCCGTCGCACACAGGCCCTTCCCTGTCCCGACAGTGAATCCCGACTGCGATTCTGCCCGGTGGCTCGGCAACAcctctgcccgccctgccccgcaCGTCCCCTCGCCCAcagccgccgcccggcccggcggagCTCGGCGGAACACCGAGGAAGAGCTCCGGGGTGCCCGGCCGGCTCTCACACCGCAGAGTCCTCGGTGGAGATCCCTcccgcggccggggcgggcagcGAAGGCAGGGGCGGAGGcaggcgggcggggcgggggagccgCCGTCCCGCTCTGCACCGCCCCGCCCGAGCCCGGCCCCGGACCGGCGGGGACCCGTCCCGGAATCCGCCCCCAGAGGCGGAAGCGACCCAGGAGCCATGTGGCAGGTCACCACCCGTTCCCTGAGCAGGGCGAGTCCTTGCGGCTGGCAGAAGCGGCTGCCctggcccagccccagccccgcgccTGCGGCCCCGCAGCGCTGCAGCCCCGCACCGACCCTTCGGACGGCCCCTGCCCGCGCCTTCTCCTCCATGGCCCCCTCCGTCTGCCTCTCGCCCGCCGCCCGCAGCCTCTTCGACGAGCCGCTGGCCATCGCCGTGCGTGGCCTCGGCCCGCGGCAGCAGGTCACGCTGCGGACGTCCTTGCAGGACGAGACGGGCGAGCTTTTCCAGGCCTGCGCTCGCTACCAGGCGGGGGACGACGGGGAGCTGGACCTCGCCCGCTGCCCCGCGCTGCCGGGAGGCAGCTTCTCCGGCCTGGAGCCCATGGGGCTGCTCTGGGCTTTGCAGCCCCAGAAGCCCTTCAGGCGGCTGGTGAAGCGGGACGTGCAGAGCCCTTTCCTCCTGCAGTTGGAGGTGTTTGAGGGccacggggacccccccgggcaGCTCCTGGCCCAGGCGCAGCACGAGAGGGTGTTCCTAAGGGATGGGGTGCAGAGAGTCCCGGTGCGAGAGGGAAGGATTCGGGCGACGCTTTTCCTGCCCCCCGGTGAGTACCGGCTCTGCCGGGCTCCTTTCCCCACGGGTGTTGCCTCTGCTTTcggccctgtgcccccaggCCCGGAGCCAAACCCACTCCGGGCTCCCCCTGAGCCCGGTACCAGGCAGAGGACAAGGGGGAGCTGGACCttgccagctggcactgggcaCTCTTCAAGGAGCAGGCCCGTCAGCCTGACCAgccttgatctgctggccatgctcctCACGTAGCACCCCTGAGTTTATTGGCTGGTATTGGATATGAAGGCATTGATCACAGTACCCTTTTCGTTTCCAAATGCTGTGGGAGGTGGTGTCGGCCAGTATTCAAAGTACCTTTCCTCTACCTGGCTGTTTTCCAGGGAATTCTGCTAGTAATTCTTAGAGTAAGTTGAAGGTTGCTCTCTGAAAATCAGGAGTCCTAAGcctgctgcttcccttcccGGCCTCTCCGCAGATCCTGAACTTTGTAATGTCCTAGTTGCTGCAGCCCaagctgcctttgctgcctcaTTTGTCCCCAGTTCTTCCCTGTTCGTGAGCTGAAGATCAAGTAAAGCATTAGACAGGTTTACCCTTAGAGTATTTTTGTCAGAATATGATCATTGAGAGGGTCTGTGACATTTTCAAATTGCCTGACAAATGTTGTGTTGTCCTCCCAGCAGCTGTCCAGGCTTCTGCTAGTTGTCCGCAGGAAGCCTCATCTCTTGTCTCCTCTTGGTTGAGTGGTCTATAGCCACTCGACCACCACATCCCACCCTGTGACCGAGGGGCTTTCACCAAGCATGCCTCTGGAACCCTGCATGCTCAAGGAGCTTATCTACGTAGCACGTGCCTTTGcctctcccccttcttccctgcctgtccctggtAACTCCTCCATGATAGTGCCAAAATCATATATGCTGTCCCAGCCAGCGTCCCAGACTCTTGATTGCGTTGTAGCCCTGTGGCTGGAGGTGTCTTTCCAGTTCGTGTTTGTTGCCTAAGTTCTTCGTGTTACTCTGCAGACACCTGAGGGCAGCCTTACCCTCCTCCTTTCCATACTTTGTTCTCAGTTTGCAGCAATCCCTCTGAGCCCTGTCCCCAATGAACCTAATGTAAAGCCTCCCTCACCAGGTTAGAAAGGCTGGTTGTAAATACTTTCTACTCTTAATCACAGAATAAATGGCTATACTGAAACTGAGAAGCTAGAACCATCAgaagatgagattttttttggaTCAGTCTTCTGGGAAATTCACTGGGGAGAAGCCTCCTGGGTATTTTTGAAGCAGAGCTTGATACCTTTGCAGTAAATTTATGTGCTATAGAGAACTAGTTGTGACTGTCAAGAGACACTTTCCCTTCCAGCCACATGTTCCCCTATGTTTATTATCCAAAAGATTAGCAGGCCTGCTATTCTGTGCTGTCTTGTTTAGTTTTGAAGCAATGTAGCCATTGACTGAAAACTGGCACAGTAATTTAGGACCCTTCATACCATTCTGCTGCTCTGTTATGTGGTGTCTTGCAGGAAACGGCCCTTTTCCGGGAGTTATTGACTTGTATGGAACTGGAGGAGGACTCCCTGAATACAGGGCATGCCTACTGGCCAACCATGGCTTTGCTGTGCTGGCTCTGGCTTACTACAGCTATGAAGATCTCCCCAAAGATATGAAAGAATTCCACCTGGAATATTTTGAAGAAGCTGTAAACTATATGTTACAACACACCCAGGTTGGTTTGTTCATGGACACACTCTGTCACTAGAGGGAACTCTCATTAGTCAGGTCCTGTCAGACTGCAgatggggcagagctgctgtaCTTAAAATACTCCATTCAGGTTGGCTGTAATGAATTTGTTTTATGTCCTTGACTCCCATTACAATGGTTCTCTGGAAGATTATTCCAGTTCTTCCTCTTGAACTGGACAGGTGACACATAATTTCTGCCCCATTCAACCCAGTGGTATAACTAGGGTACTAGTTGCCTGGAGGCTTATTGGACTTCCAGTGGGGCTTTTAGGTTTATGCTCTGTAGAATGTCCTTCAGAACTAAATGCCCTTTTCAACCATGGAGCACCTGATAACCTTCTGTGATCCAGGCCTCAAGGAAGTCCACCAGTAGACATTTGTTGCTGTGTATTGTATAAGCTGTTAAAATCACTCCAAAATATTGGTATTTGGTGAGTGTGGGTTTTAGTAGCTAGTTGTGAACTTGGGGATCCTTCTAAGTCAACACCTCTTAGCCCTGCTCGGTTCTGCATCTGCTTCCAAGTAGCTGTGCATGACAATAACTAGAATTGCACAAGGCAACACTTGGTTTCTCCAGAAATAAATATGTTGCTCAACCTCAGAAAGATGAGTAGTTGTTAAAGGTCTTGGTTGCTTTTCAGTTGCCCTAACCCTAACTGCTCGTGCCACCTCTCTGCCCAGAAAACTCTGAAAATTGCTTcccccccgccttttttttcctctgagagcAGTACCGTAGCCTTCCATTAACACCTCCAGTGATACCCTCACCATATTTTTAACACATTGCAAAGTTTCAGCCATGTTTTCTAATTTGCCCCTTCCCATATTTCAAAGTCAATGGGTTTGGAGCCTATTACACTGGTGATAAGGTACAAAAGGTATTAAATTTTGATGGTGTCTCAGAGACTTGTTACCCCTGAGGGTCTTTGGATATTGGAGTAGTTGTGATACTAGCATCTTCCAATATCCTTAGAGGATTTCAGCACCCGGTAAGATCATTTAGCTTTCCTATTGTAGTTAATTTGCctgtgtaaaagaaaacaaaggtaaCCTATTCTAGATGGACTCCAG
It encodes:
- the LOC104047768 gene encoding acyl-coenzyme A thioesterase 1-like; its protein translation is MWQVTTRSLSRASPCGWQKRLPWPSPSPAPAAPQRCSPAPTLRTAPARAFSSMAPSVCLSPAARSLFDEPLAIAVRGLGPRQQVTLRTSLQDETGELFQACARYQAGDDGELDLARCPALPGGSFSGLEPMGLLWALQPQKPFRRLVKRDVQSPFLLQLEVFEGHGDPPGQLLAQAQHERVFLRDGVQRVPVREGRIRATLFLPPGNGPFPGVIDLYGTGGGLPEYRACLLANHGFAVLALAYYSYEDLPKDMKEFHLEYFEEAVNYMLQHTQVKGPGIGLLGISKGGDLCVSMASFLKGITATALINGSVANVGAVLRYKDVTIPPLGINAKHIKVNKSGVADIVDVLNNPLEGPDRQSFIPLEKAECHFLFIVGQDDHNWKSEFFAVEGSKRLQAHGKEKPEIVCYPGAGHYIEPPFFPMCAASMHLLVGKPVMWGGEPRAHSEAQVDAWQQIQTFFHKHLTGKPSGTSNKL